Part of the Natrialbaceae archaeon AArc-T1-2 genome, CACGCATCCCGAAGCCGCCGGGGACGATGACCGCGTCGACGGCCTCGAGCTGGTCGTCGTAGCTGTCGGCCATCTCGTCGGCGGCCACCCAGTGGACGTTGACGTCGGCTCCGACCTCGAAGCCAGCGTGTTTCAACGACTCGTGGATCGACATGTACGCGTCCTCTAAGTCGTACTTGCCGACGAGCGCGACGTCGACCTCGTCGTCTTTCGCCGTGGTGACGATCTCGCGCCACTCGTTCGATCGCTCACCCTCCGGCAGGGCGTCGTCGTCGAGCCCGAAGTGCTTGAGGACGTACTGGTCTAACCCCTCGTCTTCGACCATCAGCGGGACGTGATAGACGTCCTCGACGTCGGGGTTCGAGAACACCGCCTCGGTGGGGATGTCACAGAACAGCGCGATCTTCTCTTTGGTCTTCGGCTCGAGGCGGTCCTCACAGCGGCCGACGATGACGTCGGGCTGGAGGCCGATCGAACGCACCTCCTTGACGCTGTGCTGGGTCGGTTTGGTCTTCTGTTCGCCGTTTTTCGAGTACGGCACCAGCGTGACGTGGACGAACAGGATGTCCTCCTCGTCTTCTTCGTGGGCGAACTGACGCAAGGCCTCGAGGTAGGGCATCCCTTCGATGTCGCCGACGGTGCCGCCGACCTCGACGAGACAGACGTCAGTGCCCTCGGCGGCCTCGCGGATGCGCCGTTTGATGTCGTCGGTGATGTGTGGGATGATCTGGACCGTCTTTCCCAGATAATCGCCCGCACGCTCTTTCTCGATGACGTGCTGATAGGTCTTCCCCGTCGTAATGTTGTGGTCCGAGGTCATGTCGATGTCGAGGAACCGTTCGTAGTTCCCCAGGTCGAGGTCGACCTCGCCGCCGTCTTCTAA contains:
- the pyrG gene encoding glutamine hydrolyzing CTP synthase, with the protein product MPTEPDTEYDPSLGNKFIFVTGGVMSGLGKGITAASTGRLLKNAGFDVTAVKIDPYLNVDAGTMNPYQHGEVYVLEDGGEVDLDLGNYERFLDIDMTSDHNITTGKTYQHVIEKERAGDYLGKTVQIIPHITDDIKRRIREAAEGTDVCLVEVGGTVGDIEGMPYLEALRQFAHEEDEEDILFVHVTLVPYSKNGEQKTKPTQHSVKEVRSIGLQPDVIVGRCEDRLEPKTKEKIALFCDIPTEAVFSNPDVEDVYHVPLMVEDEGLDQYVLKHFGLDDDALPEGERSNEWREIVTTAKDDEVDVALVGKYDLEDAYMSIHESLKHAGFEVGADVNVHWVAADEMADSYDDQLEAVDAVIVPGGFGMRGSEGKIRAVQYARENEIPFLGLCLGFQMAVVEYARNVLGLEDAHSAEMDEETPHPVIDILPEQYEVENLGGTMRLGEHTTVIEPQTLAYDLYEDTSCTERHRHRYEVNPEYFDHFEDEPLVFSGTAGNRMEILELETHPYFLGTQFHPEYTSRPGQPSPPFLGLVEAALAHDGGTVTDPETESDTETEVTH